The following are from one region of the Dreissena polymorpha isolate Duluth1 chromosome 2, UMN_Dpol_1.0, whole genome shotgun sequence genome:
- the LOC127868907 gene encoding E3 ubiquitin-protein ligase ZNF598-like has protein sequence MESCENECPVCHESIDVFAIGKCDHPICFKCSTRMRALCEQFYCPICRTDIPEVFFLVQREKFDEMPVRKFIADRRLKIQFETSQIQEMCCKLLEHRCSVCKDAKPEKSFRALKDHMRREHTLFYCDLCIALKIFTGERKVYTRPLLALHRRQGDKDDTSYKEHPLCHFCEERYLDKDELYKHLRKDHFYCHFCESLGSQDFYDDYPALRDHFHADHFLCEEGECQGSQFTNAFRSDIDLKSHQVEHHSKAQTRAQAKQERTLNIDFNFAPRPNSRGARGGRSDYEGRHVDANRKSDGRNAARNKSEKYNTSNVREQRDLDRAIQASLSTMSEADMKSKDSPRGVQESGPREQQFSTSEEHFPTLGDTAPSRPPAPVRPATSALPLTSSSAVPSPDGGSSHQVTLADRFAMATQHTVQHGGLDDFPALEGRVARQENSNNTRQHNKSATHRMVPKEDDFPELPTSTKQKAPVSSSWVKNTKPKSESKKHVKEVPTSVIEHSARDFPSLGQPSNLKSNWFRAGNSQMQQESKSKSKKSENPAPSLNDYRERLSPVNIPNSNTNDNTSKVNQKKKKKKDKLTEIKDEKTAPLRNNSSLDDIAGLLMATTVSQDDSHVVSKLSTESVKPSTQSVKPSTQSVKPSTQSVKPSTQSVKPSTQSVKPSTESVKPSTQSVKPSTPPFSKKKEDKIEKLLEKSRNEEVIVKNITAAIEQENENRNGEVSTKLSVEDTDFPALMATTVAPKPPPGFISAAKSTAFKSAPPGLGHTNSFRPPPGFIQSTSAVSKETFKSDTAVSPSVAKDYTQPNDFQDRNQLLIGKIRSICAGDTDDFKDFKMISGKFRQNDIDASEYYHACTNVLGKANFDDIFPELLALLPDISKQRELLDVHMTDLTADNSVGTSKQRGTSVNSGFLCCDTCGQVLVRGDYHPHVSTHHLQDDFPSLVSDRASAVNVRPATWVRSK, from the exons ATGGAATCTTGCGAAAACGAGTGTCCAGTTTGTCATGAGAGCATAGATGTCTTTGCAATAGGGAAATGTGATCACCCCATCTGCTTCAAATGTTCAACACGTATGAGGGCCCTGTGTGAGCAATTCTACTGCCCGATATGTCGAACTGACATCCCGGAG GTTTTCTTTCTTGTTCAAAGAGAGAAGTTTGATGAAATGCCAGTTCGGAAGTTTATAGCTGACAGGCGCCTGAAGATTCAGTTTGAGACAAGCCAGATTCAGGAGATGTGCTGCAAGTTACTGGAGCATCGTTGTTCAGTGTGCAAGGATGCCAAGCCAGAGAAGTCCTTCAGGGCATTGAAAGATCACATGAGACGCGAGCATACTCTATTCTACTGTGACCTGTGCATTGCACTTAAG ATATTTACTGGAGAGAGGAAGGTGTATACCCGACCGCTGCTGGCTCTTCACCGACGTCAGGGTGACAAGGACGACACGTCCTACAAGGAACATCCCCTGTGTCACTTCTGTGAAGAGAGATATCTGGACAAAGATGAGCTCTACAAACACCTTCGCAAGGATCACTTCTACTGTCACTTCTGTGAAAGTCTTGGCTCTCAAGATTTCTATGA TGACTACCCGGCTCTGCGGGATCATTTCCATGCAGATCACTTCCTGTGTGAGGAGGGTGAGTGCCAAGGGTCGCAGTTCACGAACGCCTTCCGCTCGGACATCGACCTCAAGTCACACCAGGTGGAGCACCACAGCAAGGCTCAGACGCGTGCGCAGGCTAAGCAGGAACGAACACTGAACATAGACTTCAACTTTGCACCAAGGCCCAACAGTCGAGGGGCTAGAG GTGGTAGGAGTGACTATGAAGGTAGACACGTCGATGCAAACAGAAAGTCAGATGGCAGAAATGCTGCGAGAAACAAGTCTGAAAAGTATAATACCTCGAATGTGAG GGAACAACGGGACCTAGATCGAGCCATTCAGGCCTCACTGAGTACAATGTCAGAGGCAGACATGAAGAGTAAGGACTCCCCCCGAGGGGTACAAGAGAGTGGTCCCAGGGAGCAGCAGTTCTCCACCAGTGAGGAGCACTTTCCCACCCTTGGGGACACTGCCCCCTCGCGACCCCCAGCCCCTGTGCGGCCAGCAACCTCTGCTTTGCCCCTCACATCCAGCAGTGCTGTCCCCTCCCCTGACGGAGGCTCATCACACCAGGTGACCCTCGCAGACAGGTTTGCCATGGCAACCCAGCACACAGTTCAACATGGAGGCCTGGATGACTTCCCTGCACTGGAGGGACGAGTGGCCAGACAGGAAAATAGCAATAACACCAGACAGCACAACAAAAGTGCTACACACAGAATGGTTCCAAAGGAAGATGATTTTCCAGAGCTGCCCACGTCAACAAAGCAAAAAGCACCTGTGTCGTCTAGTTGGGTGAAAAATACTAAACCTAAATCAGAATCAAAGAAACATGTAAAAGAAGTTCCTACTTCTGTTATAGAACATAGTGCCCGTGATTTCCCTTCATTGGGACAACCATCAAACTTAAAGTCCAATTGGTTTAGAGCAGGTAATTCTCAAATGCAGCAAGAAAGCAAGTCAAAATCTAAAAAGTCTGAAAATCCAGCTCCATCTCTAAATGATTATCGTGAGAGACTTAGTCCTGTAAATATACCAAATAGCAATACAAATGATAATACTAGTAAGGTAAAtcaaaagaagaagaagaaaaaggaCAAATTGACTGAAATAAAAGATGAAAAAACTGCACCTTTAAGAAACAATTCTTCCCTAGATGACATTGCTGGTCTTCTAATGGCAACCACTGTCAGCCAGGATGATTCACATGTTGTTAGCAAGCTATCTACCGAGTCAGTCAAGCCATCTACCCAGTCAGTGAAGCCTTCTACCCAGTCAGTCAAGCCATCTACCCAATCAGTCAAGCCATCTACCCAGTCAGTCAAGCCATCTACCCAGTCAGTCAAGCCTTCTACCGAGTCAGTCAAGCCATCTACCCAATCAGTCAAGCCATCTACACCACCTTTCAGTAAAAAGAAGGAAGATAAGATAGAAAAACTCTTAGAGAAGTCAAGAAATGAGGAAGTTATTGTAAAGAATATAACTGCTGCTATTGAACAAGAGAATGAGAACAGAAACGGTGAAGTATCAACAAAGCTAAGTGTTGAGGACACTGACTTTCCAGCATTGATGGCAACCACTGTTGCACCTAAACCCCCACCTGGTTTCATTTCTGCAGCCAAATCAACAGCATTCAAGTCTGCACCCCCAGGGTTAGGTCACACCAATTCCTTTAGACCACCTCCCGGTTTCATCCAGTCTACATCAGCTGTCTCCAAGGAAACTTTCAAGTCTGACACAGCGGTGTCCCCTAGTGTAGCAAAGGATTACACCCAGCCAAATGATTTTCAGGACCGCAATCAACTCTTGATAGGCAAAATTCGGTCCATTTGTGCTGGTGATACAGATGATTTCAAGGACTTTAAAATGATCTCAGGAAAATTTCGCCAAAATGATATTGATGCTAGTGAGTATTACCATGCATGCACTAATGTTTTGGGGAAAGCTAATTTTGATGACATATTTCCAGAGCTATTGGCTCTGTTGCCAGATATTAGTAAACAACGAGAGTTGTTGGATGTTCACATGACAGATCTCACAGCTGATAACAGTGTGGGGACGAGCAAGCAGCGAGGTACGAGTGTGAACTCTGGGTTCCTGTGTTGTGACACGTGTGGTCAGGTGCTTGTCAGGGGAGATTACCACCCCCACGTGTCCACCCATCACCTGCAGGATGACTTCCCCTCCCTCGTATCGGACAGAGCTTCTGCAGTGAACGTCAGGCCAGCAACCTGGGTTAGATCAAAGTGA